One genomic segment of Leptotrichia sp. oral taxon 215 str. W9775 includes these proteins:
- a CDS encoding FAD-dependent oxidoreductase, with protein sequence MKVVVVGCTHAGTAAILNLKKVNPDVEITVFERNDNISFLSCGIALYVGGVVKDPQGLFYCSPEKLRELNVNTKMRHDVKNVDIKGKKIHVANLETGEEFDETFDKLIVTSGSWPIIPPIEGIEMNNILLCKNYNHSNEIIEKGKNAKKVVVVGAGYIGVELVEAFRDNGKEVVLVDAEERILSRYFDKEYTEIAEKAFKDRGIVIATGEKVVKFEGENGNVKKVITDKNEYDADMVIMCVGFAPATSLFEGQLDMLPNGAIKVDEYMRTSDKDVMAAGDCCSVYSNALNTHIYIPLATNAVRMGTLAALNLSENKFRHPGTQGTSGIKIYENNMAATGITEETAKAEGIEVESVIAVDNYRPEFMPTYEEVMLKVVFDKNSRKILGAQLNSKMDLTQSINTLSVCIQNGMTIDDLAFVDFFFQPHYNKPWNFINVAGLNALK encoded by the coding sequence ATGAAAGTAGTAGTAGTTGGATGTACTCATGCTGGAACGGCAGCAATACTAAATCTGAAAAAGGTAAATCCAGATGTGGAAATAACAGTGTTTGAAAGAAATGACAACATTTCCTTCCTTTCATGTGGAATTGCACTGTATGTTGGTGGTGTAGTAAAAGACCCTCAAGGATTATTTTACTGTTCACCGGAAAAATTGAGAGAATTAAATGTTAATACAAAAATGAGACACGATGTAAAAAATGTTGACATAAAAGGCAAAAAGATTCATGTGGCTAATTTAGAAACTGGGGAAGAATTTGATGAAACATTTGATAAATTAATTGTAACATCAGGTTCATGGCCAATAATTCCTCCAATTGAAGGAATAGAAATGAATAATATTCTCCTTTGTAAAAATTATAACCATTCAAATGAGATAATTGAAAAAGGGAAAAATGCTAAAAAAGTAGTAGTAGTTGGGGCAGGATATATCGGAGTGGAACTTGTTGAAGCATTTAGAGATAATGGAAAAGAAGTTGTACTTGTAGATGCAGAAGAAAGAATATTAAGCAGATATTTTGATAAGGAATATACTGAAATTGCTGAAAAAGCATTTAAAGACAGAGGAATTGTAATTGCTACCGGAGAAAAAGTTGTAAAATTTGAAGGAGAAAATGGAAATGTAAAAAAAGTGATTACAGATAAAAATGAATATGATGCAGACATGGTAATAATGTGTGTAGGATTTGCACCTGCTACATCACTTTTTGAAGGACAGCTTGACATGCTGCCTAATGGGGCTATAAAAGTTGACGAATATATGAGAACAAGCGATAAAGATGTAATGGCTGCAGGAGACTGCTGTTCAGTATACTCAAATGCCCTTAACACTCATATATATATCCCTCTTGCAACAAATGCAGTAAGAATGGGAACTTTGGCTGCACTGAACTTATCTGAAAATAAATTCAGACATCCTGGAACTCAAGGAACGTCAGGAATAAAAATATATGAAAATAATATGGCGGCAACAGGTATTACAGAAGAAACGGCTAAAGCAGAAGGAATTGAAGTAGAATCAGTTATAGCTGTAGATAATTACAGACCTGAATTTATGCCTACATATGAAGAAGTAATGCTTAAAGTGGTATTTGACAAGAACAGCAGAAAAATTTTAGGGGCACAGTTAAATTCTAAAATGGATTTAACTCAGTCAATAAACACTCTATCTGTATGCATTCAAAATGGAATGACAATAGATGATTTAGCATTTGTTGATTTCTTCTTCCAGCCACATTATAACAAGCCTTGGAACTTTATAAACGTGGCAGGATTAAATGCATTAAAATAA
- the serA gene encoding phosphoglycerate dehydrogenase gives MYKVLVGEYIDDEAIAGLLKSENVEVDVKVGISREEILNIIHEYDALIVRSVIKVDKELLDKAKKLKIVGRAGNGTDNINIPEATAHGVIVANTPDSNTVSACEIAIGLMIASARNIVAANNYIKSGKWEREIFVGSELFEKTLGIIGLGRIGSLMAKRMKAFGMELIAYDPYISDEIFKRNGCKKAETLDELLEKSDIITIHTPKTKETLNMINAENLHKLKDGVRLVNAARGGLFNEEAVAEGLKSGKIASFGYDVHTVEPRSECILYEFENAIATPHIGATTYEAQRNVGTQVVRQVLNGLRGEIVETAVNLPSIGREEFLIVKPFINLAEKLGKIYFQIEKAPITNIAINYYGEIAEQETALVDSTAIKGILEPVLKEEVNYINSKSLAEKRGINISINKKDHKYENYSSAIEFIINNEDGKKVNVVGTIGMNNEERIISLKNYNMDMAISDSMIYLGNDDVPGVIGAVGATLGKENINIATMNVGRRENSAIMLLTVDSEVSKESLEELKRLSQIKWAYYLDLTI, from the coding sequence ATGTATAAAGTATTAGTAGGAGAATACATTGATGATGAGGCTATTGCAGGATTGCTGAAATCAGAAAATGTAGAAGTAGATGTGAAGGTGGGAATTTCAAGGGAAGAAATTCTGAATATTATTCATGAATACGATGCCCTTATTGTAAGAAGTGTTATAAAGGTTGACAAGGAACTGCTGGATAAGGCAAAAAAACTTAAAATTGTAGGGCGTGCAGGAAATGGAACAGACAATATAAACATTCCTGAGGCAACTGCACATGGGGTAATAGTTGCAAACACACCTGACAGCAATACTGTTTCAGCCTGTGAAATCGCAATTGGCCTTATGATTGCATCAGCTAGAAATATTGTGGCTGCAAATAACTATATAAAAAGTGGAAAATGGGAAAGAGAAATTTTTGTAGGAAGTGAGCTTTTTGAAAAGACACTTGGTATTATTGGACTTGGAAGAATAGGAAGCCTTATGGCGAAGCGAATGAAAGCATTTGGAATGGAACTTATTGCTTATGATCCGTATATTTCAGATGAAATTTTCAAGAGAAATGGTTGTAAAAAAGCAGAAACTTTAGATGAATTACTTGAAAAATCTGATATTATAACAATTCATACTCCAAAAACAAAGGAGACATTGAATATGATAAATGCTGAAAACCTTCATAAGTTAAAAGATGGTGTTAGACTTGTAAATGCTGCACGTGGAGGACTTTTCAATGAAGAGGCTGTGGCTGAAGGACTAAAAAGTGGTAAAATTGCAAGTTTTGGATATGATGTGCATACTGTAGAACCACGTTCTGAATGTATATTGTATGAATTTGAAAATGCAATTGCTACACCACATATAGGGGCAACAACTTATGAAGCTCAGAGAAATGTTGGAACACAAGTGGTAAGACAGGTTCTGAATGGACTTCGTGGCGAAATAGTTGAAACAGCTGTAAACCTGCCATCAATAGGAAGAGAAGAGTTCCTTATAGTAAAGCCTTTCATAAATCTTGCTGAAAAGCTGGGGAAAATTTATTTCCAGATTGAAAAGGCCCCAATTACAAATATTGCAATTAACTATTATGGAGAAATTGCAGAGCAGGAAACTGCACTTGTAGATTCAACTGCAATAAAAGGAATTCTGGAACCTGTATTGAAGGAAGAGGTAAACTATATCAATTCAAAATCTCTTGCTGAAAAGAGAGGAATTAATATTTCAATAAATAAAAAAGATCATAAATATGAAAATTATTCTTCAGCAATTGAATTTATTATAAATAACGAAGATGGAAAGAAAGTTAATGTTGTCGGTACAATTGGAATGAATAACGAGGAAAGAATTATAAGCTTGAAAAACTACAATATGGATATGGCAATTTCTGACAGTATGATATATCTTGGAAATGATGATGTTCCAGGAGTTATCGGAGCTGTAGGGGCAACCTTAGGTAAGGAAAATATAAATATTGCAACGATGAATGTAGGAAGACGTGAAAACAGTGCCATTATGCTGCTTACTGTAGACAGCGAAGTAAGTAAGGAATCTCTGGAAGAACTGAAAAGACTTAGTCAGATAAAATGGGCATATTATTTAGATTTAACAATATAG
- a CDS encoding acetyl-CoA carboxylase biotin carboxylase subunit family protein, producing MNFVYISPHFPKTNWEFCDRLKQNGVTVLGIADVEYNELDEKLKNALTEYYKVSSLENYDEVLKAVGYFTFKYGKIDWLESNNEYWLEQDAKLRTDFNITTGIKTDKIHNIKEKSAMKSSYEKGGISTAAYHMVSTLEEAEKFIKKVGYPVVVKPDNGVGASNTYRIRNEQELKEFYKNVPSVPYIMEQYVFGDLVSYDAIVDAEGNPIFETGITWEPTIMDIVNEGLDLYYYVRKQLPPELIDAGRRTIKGFGVKSRFVHMEFFKLLEDRKGLGKKGEYIGLEVNMRPAGGYTPSMYNYANNTDVYQIWADMVTYGKIVNASLNEDMERNFCIYVSRRDEKNYKHSDEEVLEKYGEAILMYERMPDLYSAAMGNRMYTAKFKDKEVMDEFIKFVHETV from the coding sequence ATGAATTTTGTTTATATTTCACCACATTTCCCAAAAACAAACTGGGAATTCTGTGATAGACTGAAACAAAATGGGGTAACTGTATTGGGGATTGCAGATGTTGAATATAATGAACTTGATGAAAAATTGAAAAATGCATTGACAGAGTACTATAAAGTATCTTCTCTGGAAAATTATGATGAAGTTTTAAAAGCTGTTGGATATTTTACCTTTAAATATGGGAAAATAGACTGGCTGGAATCTAATAATGAATACTGGCTTGAACAGGATGCAAAATTGCGTACTGATTTTAACATAACTACAGGAATTAAAACTGATAAAATACACAATATTAAAGAAAAGTCAGCAATGAAAAGCTCTTATGAAAAGGGAGGAATTTCTACTGCGGCATATCACATGGTTTCGACTTTAGAAGAAGCAGAAAAATTTATAAAAAAAGTTGGATATCCTGTTGTAGTAAAACCGGATAATGGAGTAGGAGCAAGTAATACTTACAGAATAAGAAACGAACAGGAACTGAAAGAATTCTATAAAAATGTTCCGTCTGTTCCATATATTATGGAACAGTATGTTTTCGGAGATCTTGTATCTTATGATGCGATAGTTGACGCTGAGGGGAATCCTATTTTTGAAACAGGAATCACTTGGGAGCCGACAATCATGGATATTGTAAATGAAGGGCTTGATTTATATTACTATGTAAGAAAACAGCTTCCGCCTGAACTGATTGACGCTGGAAGACGTACAATCAAAGGATTTGGAGTTAAAAGCAGATTTGTTCATATGGAATTTTTTAAACTGCTGGAAGACAGAAAAGGACTTGGGAAAAAAGGAGAATACATAGGACTTGAAGTAAATATGCGTCCAGCAGGAGGATATACTCCAAGCATGTACAATTATGCCAATAATACAGATGTATATCAAATATGGGCAGATATGGTAACTTATGGAAAAATTGTAAATGCTTCGCTAAATGAAGATATGGAAAGAAATTTCTGCATATATGTAAGTAGACGTGATGAAAAGAACTATAAGCATTCTGATGAAGAAGTTCTTGAAAAGTATGGAGAGGCTATTCTTATGTATGAAAGAATGCCAGATTTATATTCAGCGGCTATGGGGAATAGAATGTACACTGCTAAATTTAAAGATAAGGAAGTAATGGATGAATTTATAAAATTTGTTCATGAGACTGTTTAA
- a CDS encoding esterase family protein, producing the protein MHTEYRKEYSRYLDREVEFKIYGHSGKPCLVFPPQDGKFTDYENFRMVETLSDYIEQGRLQLFCVDSVDRESWSDKEGNPRYRAEMQEKWFNYITNEIVPFIHNYTGRKDLIVTGCSMGGTHAGISFFRRPDLFETLIALSGAFDASMFFGNYMDDLVYNNSPVHFLRNMPEDHYYLDIYRNKKIILCIGQGAWEEELLPSNHEMNAILKEKNVPAWVDFWGYDVAHDWNWWQLQIRYFMDKVL; encoded by the coding sequence ATGCATACAGAATATAGAAAGGAATACAGTAGGTATTTAGATAGGGAAGTAGAATTTAAGATATATGGTCATTCTGGAAAACCTTGTCTGGTATTTCCTCCACAGGATGGAAAATTTACAGATTATGAGAATTTTAGAATGGTAGAAACTTTATCTGATTACATAGAGCAGGGAAGATTACAACTTTTCTGTGTAGACAGCGTTGACAGGGAAAGCTGGTCAGATAAGGAAGGAAATCCAAGATATAGGGCTGAAATGCAGGAAAAATGGTTTAACTACATTACAAATGAAATAGTGCCATTTATTCATAACTATACTGGAAGAAAAGACCTTATAGTGACAGGATGCAGCATGGGAGGAACTCACGCCGGAATTTCTTTTTTCCGTAGACCGGATTTATTTGAAACCCTAATTGCGTTAAGTGGAGCATTTGATGCTTCCATGTTCTTTGGAAATTATATGGATGATCTGGTGTATAATAATTCACCGGTACATTTTTTAAGAAATATGCCTGAAGATCATTATTATTTGGATATTTACAGAAATAAAAAAATTATACTTTGTATAGGGCAGGGAGCATGGGAAGAAGAACTTCTGCCAAGTAATCATGAAATGAATGCCATCCTGAAGGAAAAAAATGTTCCGGCATGGGTGGATTTCTGGGGATATGATGTTGCCCACGACTGGAACTGGTGGCAGCTTCAGATAAGATATTTTATGGATAAAGTTCTTTAA
- a CDS encoding ABC transporter ATP-binding protein encodes MLKKLLAYVGEYKKVSLLSPLFIAVEVMMEILIPFLMASIIDDGLNKGNMGHIYFIGLITLIIAMISLSTGFAAGRCAAKASAGFAKNIRKAVFYKIQKFSFTNIDKFSTAGLITRFTTDIANIQNSYQMILRLLVRAPLMLIFATMMTIYINPELSVIFLGAIVILGIVMAVVIFSVHPIFLKAMKKYDKINSDLQENINAVRVVKAYVRENYEINKFKNSTDGLRNTLLKAEKIIIFVAPAMQFCMYSCIILLSWFGAKKIVAGNLTTGQLMSLFSYTANILMSLLMFAMVIVTITFSRASGERIVEVLNEEPSIKNTENPVFEIKDGSISFENVNFSYSNNPEVLNLENINLHINQGETIGIIGGTGSAKSALVQLIPRLYDVLEGEVKIGGKNVKNYDIKTLRDNVAMVLQKNVLFSGTIKENLMWGNKNATEEEMIHACKLAQADEFIQKFPDKYDTYIEQGGSNVSGGQKQRLCIARALLKNPKILILDDSTSAVDTKTDKLIREAFKNEIPDITKIIIAQRISSVKDADKIIVLDDGKVTGIGIHEELIISNDIYKEVHNSQEEGGKNNE; translated from the coding sequence ATGTTAAAAAAATTATTAGCATATGTAGGAGAATATAAAAAAGTTTCACTTTTATCTCCTTTGTTTATTGCTGTGGAAGTAATGATGGAAATACTTATTCCATTTCTAATGGCTTCTATAATAGATGACGGACTGAACAAGGGTAATATGGGACATATATATTTCATAGGTCTTATAACTTTAATAATTGCCATGATTTCACTGTCTACAGGTTTTGCGGCTGGAAGATGTGCAGCTAAGGCTTCTGCCGGATTTGCAAAAAATATAAGAAAAGCAGTTTTTTATAAAATACAAAAATTCTCTTTTACAAATATAGATAAATTTTCAACTGCCGGACTTATTACGAGATTTACTACAGATATTGCAAATATTCAGAATTCTTATCAGATGATTTTAAGACTTCTTGTAAGAGCACCGTTAATGCTTATATTTGCAACTATGATGACAATATATATAAACCCGGAATTATCGGTTATATTCCTTGGAGCGATAGTTATTCTCGGAATTGTAATGGCAGTTGTTATTTTTTCTGTACATCCTATTTTCTTAAAGGCAATGAAAAAATATGACAAAATAAATTCTGACCTTCAGGAAAATATAAATGCTGTCAGAGTTGTAAAAGCATATGTAAGAGAAAATTATGAAATAAATAAATTTAAAAATTCAACAGATGGTTTGAGAAATACATTGCTAAAAGCAGAAAAGATTATTATATTTGTAGCTCCTGCAATGCAGTTCTGTATGTATTCGTGTATTATTCTGCTTTCATGGTTTGGTGCAAAGAAAATTGTAGCCGGAAACCTTACAACAGGACAGCTGATGAGCTTATTTTCATACACAGCAAATATTCTTATGAGTCTTCTTATGTTTGCGATGGTTATAGTTACAATAACTTTCTCAAGAGCATCAGGAGAACGTATAGTAGAAGTTCTGAATGAGGAGCCAAGCATAAAAAATACTGAAAATCCTGTATTTGAAATAAAAGATGGTTCAATTTCATTTGAAAATGTAAATTTCAGCTACAGTAACAACCCTGAAGTATTAAATCTGGAAAACATAAATCTTCACATTAATCAAGGGGAAACAATAGGAATAATAGGAGGAACAGGAAGTGCAAAATCAGCACTTGTCCAACTAATTCCGAGATTATATGATGTACTCGAAGGTGAAGTGAAGATTGGCGGAAAAAATGTAAAAAACTATGACATAAAAACTTTAAGAGATAATGTAGCAATGGTATTACAGAAAAATGTCCTTTTCTCAGGTACAATAAAGGAAAATCTCATGTGGGGAAACAAAAATGCCACTGAAGAAGAAATGATACATGCATGTAAATTGGCTCAGGCAGATGAATTTATACAGAAATTTCCTGATAAATATGATACTTATATTGAACAGGGAGGATCAAATGTATCAGGTGGCCAAAAACAGCGTCTCTGTATAGCAAGGGCACTTTTGAAAAATCCAAAAATTTTAATTCTTGATGACTCTACAAGTGCTGTGGATACTAAGACTGATAAGCTTATAAGGGAAGCCTTTAAGAATGAAATACCTGACATTACAAAAATTATTATTGCACAGAGAATTTCATCAGTAAAGGATGCTGATAAGATTATTGTACTTGATGATGGTAAAGTAACTGGTATAGGAATTCATGAAGAGCTGATTATTTCAAATGATATTTATAAGGAAGTACATAATTCTCAGGAGGAAGGAGGAAAAAACAATGAATAG
- a CDS encoding ABC transporter ATP-binding protein, which translates to MNSPDKNSGSKGKQLKALLRLIAYMFKLYKFHFIAVLVFILLSSLCMVVGTMYTKQLIDGYITPNIGNPNIDFAPLVKIILSMGAAYLTGMISTYLYERLMIVAAQGTLKNLRDDVFSHMEKLPIKYFDTHAHGDIMSVYSSDIDTLRNMITESLAQIISAVITVVSVLTSMFILSIPLTIFTLVMVILTISVTRNISGKSGKNFKDQQVNIGAVNGYIEEMLEGQKVVKVFSYEEEAKSKFDILNEKLFESSNNANKYGNILGPVVGNLGNINFVLTASIGSFLAISNIGGFTLGGLASFLQFTRTLNQPISQTAMQINSVLLAAAGAQRVFQILDEKPEFDEGYVKLVNADIDENGNIKEVDKHTGIWAWKHPHEDGTISYERLLGDVVFENVDFGYNESKIILHDINLYAKPGEKIAFVGATGAGKTTITNLINRFYDIQNGKIRYDGINIQKINKSDLRKSLGIVLQDTHLFSGTVADNIRYGKLDATDEEVRAAAKLANAHHFIKHLPKGYDTYLSNGGANLSQGQRQLLSIARAAIADPPVLILDEATSSIDTRTEKIVQEGMDKLMKGRTVFVIAHRLSTIRNSDVIMVLEQGRIIERGNHDELLQQKGTYYQLYTGGFELE; encoded by the coding sequence ATGAATAGTCCAGATAAAAATAGTGGTAGTAAAGGAAAACAGCTAAAAGCCCTGCTTCGTCTTATAGCATATATGTTTAAACTGTATAAATTTCATTTTATTGCAGTTTTAGTATTTATACTTTTAAGTTCATTGTGTATGGTTGTTGGAACAATGTATACGAAACAGCTTATTGACGGATACATTACACCTAATATAGGAAACCCCAATATTGATTTTGCTCCTCTTGTAAAAATAATACTTTCAATGGGTGCAGCATATCTGACAGGAATGATTTCAACCTATTTATATGAAAGACTTATGATAGTTGCAGCCCAGGGAACATTAAAAAACCTTAGGGACGATGTATTTTCCCATATGGAAAAATTGCCGATTAAATACTTTGATACTCATGCTCATGGAGATATAATGAGTGTCTATTCAAGTGATATAGACACATTGCGTAATATGATAACAGAAAGTCTGGCACAGATAATATCTGCAGTAATAACAGTTGTCAGTGTCTTAACTTCAATGTTTATCCTCAGTATCCCTTTGACAATATTCACTTTGGTTATGGTTATTCTTACTATAAGTGTTACCAGAAACATATCAGGAAAAAGCGGAAAGAATTTTAAAGACCAGCAGGTAAATATTGGAGCAGTAAACGGTTATATTGAAGAAATGCTTGAAGGTCAGAAAGTTGTTAAAGTCTTTTCATATGAAGAAGAAGCAAAAAGTAAATTTGATATATTAAATGAAAAGCTTTTTGAAAGTTCAAATAATGCCAACAAATACGGGAACATTTTAGGCCCTGTTGTAGGAAACCTGGGAAATATAAATTTCGTTCTTACAGCTTCGATTGGATCTTTCCTTGCTATTTCAAATATAGGAGGATTTACTCTTGGAGGACTTGCTTCCTTCCTGCAGTTTACAAGAACTTTGAATCAGCCTATATCCCAGACTGCAATGCAGATTAACTCAGTACTACTGGCGGCAGCCGGAGCACAGAGGGTATTCCAGATTCTTGATGAAAAACCTGAATTTGATGAAGGTTATGTAAAGCTTGTAAATGCTGATATTGATGAAAACGGAAATATAAAAGAAGTTGATAAGCATACAGGAATATGGGCTTGGAAACATCCCCATGAAGACGGTACAATTTCCTATGAAAGACTTCTTGGTGATGTTGTTTTTGAAAATGTTGATTTTGGATATAATGAAAGTAAAATTATATTACATGATATAAATCTATATGCAAAACCTGGAGAAAAAATAGCCTTTGTTGGAGCAACAGGAGCAGGAAAAACAACAATTACCAACCTTATAAACAGATTTTATGACATACAGAATGGTAAAATAAGATATGACGGTATAAATATCCAGAAAATAAATAAATCCGATTTAAGAAAATCATTAGGAATAGTATTACAGGATACCCATTTATTTTCAGGAACAGTTGCTGATAACATAAGATATGGAAAGCTTGATGCAACTGATGAAGAAGTTCGTGCAGCGGCAAAACTTGCAAATGCACATCACTTTATTAAGCATTTACCTAAGGGATATGATACTTACCTTAGCAATGGTGGGGCAAATTTATCTCAAGGGCAAAGACAGCTCCTTTCAATAGCGAGAGCTGCCATAGCTGATCCGCCTGTACTGATACTGGATGAAGCAACATCAAGTATAGATACGAGAACAGAAAAAATAGTTCAGGAAGGTATGGATAAACTGATGAAGGGTAGAACAGTATTTGTAATAGCTCATAGACTTTCAACTATAAGAAATTCTGATGTAATAATGGTTCTGGAACAAGGAAGAATAATTGAAAGAGGAAACCATGACGAGCTTCTGCAGCAGAAAGGAACTTATTATCAGCTCTATACTGGAGGATTTGAACTGGAATAA
- a CDS encoding YdcF family protein, protein MKNNLKRKIVNILKYIFIVFFIPFILVQFLILSGGKDESDRQVDYIIILGGRVYGEKPSRSLNERIITAAKYLKEHKDIKVIASGGTGKGEKISEAEAIKRELIKNGIDETRIIKEDKSKSTIENLKFSLEKINENRVANNKNINEKAKVLIVTNGYHLYRSKKTAELFGYEAYGLPAKTPLISIPKSYLREFLSIIKFNFEKNNIN, encoded by the coding sequence GTGAAAAATAATTTAAAGAGAAAAATAGTAAATATTTTAAAATATATTTTTATAGTTTTCTTTATACCATTTATTTTAGTGCAGTTTTTAATCTTGTCTGGAGGAAAGGATGAATCAGACAGACAGGTAGATTATATTATAATTTTAGGCGGGAGGGTTTACGGCGAAAAACCTTCCCGTTCCTTAAATGAGAGAATAATAACTGCTGCTAAATACTTGAAAGAACATAAAGATATAAAGGTAATAGCTTCAGGAGGCACAGGAAAAGGAGAGAAAATATCTGAAGCAGAAGCTATAAAAAGAGAACTTATAAAAAATGGAATTGATGAAACTAGAATTATAAAGGAAGATAAATCTAAAAGTACTATAGAAAATTTAAAATTCAGCCTTGAAAAAATAAATGAAAACAGGGTTGCTAACAATAAAAATATTAATGAAAAAGCTAAAGTACTTATTGTTACGAATGGATATCATCTTTACAGATCAAAGAAAACGGCTGAACTGTTTGGATATGAAGCTTATGGTCTTCCTGCAAAGACTCCGCTTATTTCAATACCAAAATCGTATTTGAGGGAATTTCTATCAATAATTAAATTTAATTTTGAAAAAAATAATATAAATTAA
- a CDS encoding bifunctional ADP-dependent NAD(P)H-hydrate dehydratase/NAD(P)H-hydrate epimerase, with the protein MLIGNNETTKLIDNYAINDLGIPSIVLMENASISFMKHIDMSVKNYLVICGKGNNGGDGYAIARHLHSAGKNVNIFSLGNENLSKDCQVNYDICKNLNMKIFSDIKKLDSLLLECDAIIEGIFGTGLNSNIEGIYKTVIEKINDYSHNRTIYSIDIPSGIDGNSGEVLGTAVKADKTVSFVTYKKAFLNIANKEFFGEIFIEDIGFNTKNVYNLVNEYYLTEELIKEKIISRKEEAHKGDFGKVLIFAGSREFSGAAAIVSEACVRAGAGLVTLMTYDNTFSGNISSSPESMILEIENKNIENSFKKIEDMAINSDVITIGPGIGKSENSLQIMKKLLQYKKNTKGKTIKLVIDADGLNLLSENPELFKEIENRAVLTPHTMEFSRLSGFSLEEISEDKRKSFNKCKKFATEHGVVLLLKGKNTLITDGINVYINSTGNSHMANGGMGDGLTGIISSLAGQHYSLLESAKIGAFLHGYIGDALLEEQYIINISHIVENIPKYMKKIFKNKI; encoded by the coding sequence ATGCTGATTGGAAATAATGAAACAACAAAACTCATAGATAATTATGCAATAAATGATTTAGGAATTCCAAGTATTGTACTCATGGAAAATGCTTCCATTTCATTTATGAAACATATTGATATGAGCGTAAAAAATTACCTTGTTATATGCGGTAAAGGGAATAATGGAGGAGACGGGTATGCAATTGCCAGACATCTCCATTCAGCTGGAAAAAATGTAAATATATTCAGTTTGGGTAATGAAAATTTATCAAAGGATTGCCAAGTAAACTATGATATATGTAAAAATCTCAATATGAAAATATTTTCCGATATAAAAAAACTGGATAGCCTTCTTCTGGAATGTGATGCTATAATTGAAGGAATATTTGGAACAGGTCTAAATTCAAATATAGAAGGGATATATAAAACTGTAATTGAAAAGATAAATGATTATTCTCATAATAGAACTATCTATTCGATAGATATTCCTTCAGGAATTGATGGAAATAGCGGTGAAGTTTTAGGAACAGCTGTAAAAGCAGATAAAACAGTGTCTTTTGTCACTTATAAAAAAGCTTTCCTGAATATTGCCAATAAGGAGTTTTTTGGAGAAATTTTTATTGAAGATATAGGATTTAATACAAAAAATGTATATAATTTAGTTAATGAATATTATCTGACTGAAGAGTTAATTAAAGAAAAAATTATCAGTCGAAAAGAGGAGGCACATAAGGGTGATTTTGGAAAAGTCTTAATATTTGCCGGAAGCCGTGAATTTTCAGGAGCAGCTGCAATTGTTTCAGAAGCATGTGTGAGGGCAGGAGCAGGACTGGTTACTTTAATGACTTATGACAATACTTTTTCAGGAAATATTTCTTCCTCACCTGAATCAATGATACTGGAAATAGAAAATAAAAATATAGAAAACAGTTTCAAAAAAATAGAGGATATGGCTATAAATTCAGATGTAATTACAATAGGACCAGGAATAGGAAAATCTGAAAATTCTTTGCAAATTATGAAAAAACTGTTACAATATAAGAAAAATACAAAAGGGAAGACGATTAAACTTGTAATAGATGCTGATGGATTGAATTTACTTTCTGAAAATCCTGAATTATTTAAAGAAATTGAAAATCGTGCAGTGCTTACCCCACATACTATGGAATTTTCAAGATTAAGTGGTTTTTCACTTGAAGAAATCTCAGAAGATAAAAGAAAAAGTTTCAATAAATGCAAAAAATTTGCGACTGAGCATGGAGTTGTACTTCTTTTAAAGGGAAAAAATACATTAATAACAGATGGAATAAATGTATATATTAACAGCACCGGTAACTCTCATATGGCAAACGGCGGAATGGGAGATGGCCTTACAGGAATTATTTCTTCACTTGCAGGTCAGCATTATTCATTGCTGGAAAGTGCTAAAATCGGGGCTTTTTTACATGGATATATAGGTGATGCCCTTTTAGAAGAGCAATATATAATAAATATTTCACATATAGTTGAAAATATTCCAAAATATATGAAAAAAATATTCAAAAATAAAATATAA